In Corythoichthys intestinalis isolate RoL2023-P3 chromosome 11, ASM3026506v1, whole genome shotgun sequence, a single genomic region encodes these proteins:
- the LOC130923923 gene encoding uncharacterized protein LOC130923923 → MDSVRSTFHTQLAAVMDSLLAAAVCEIAKIFESSMCEQQAEISSLLAKLEQVERKQRTKTERDGTSAEGGNTMKSKPMTEAGKEPNGENTSSEQKEVTDSLTSIKHEQSPCEGSQLPLASFVVKVPDESIDIPDQRTRLPTDTHVYVKVCQRDEVTQVEDHQSQQERASPPFLTITQSGRCPPRHDPSQAQPSQWPLVLDNTQACSDGKLNDSGSFYSLRPSITTGWQH, encoded by the exons ATGGACAGCGTGCGGAGCACCTTCCACACGCAATTAGCCGCTGTCATGGACTCCCTGCTGGCTGCTGCCGTGTGCGAGATAGCAAAGATCTTCGAGAGCAGCATGTGTGAGCAGCAGGCAGAAATCTCCAGTCTCCTCGCCAAACTGGAGCAAGTGGAGAGGAAACAGAGGACCAAAACAGAAAGAGATGGCACGTCTGCAGAGGGAGGGAACACCATGAAGTCAAAACCCATGACGGAAGCAG GCAAGGAGCCAAATGGTGAAAACACCTCAAGTGAACAGAAAGAGGTCACAGATTCTTTAACTTCGATAAAACATGAG CAATCCCCATGTGAGGGATCTCAGCTTCCATTGGCGTCTTTCGTGGTCAAAGTCCCAGACGAAAGCATCGACATTCCAGACCAGAGAACACGTCTTCCGACTGACACCCACGTCTATGTCAAAG TTTGTCAGAGGGATGAGGTGACCCAGGTGGAAGACCACCAATCACAACAAGAAagggcttctcccccttttcttACCATCACTCAGAGCGGACGTTGCCCTCCCAGACATGACCCCAGCCAAGCACAACCTAGCCAATGGCCACTTGTTCTGGACAACACTCAAG CCTGTTCTGATGGGAAATTAAATGACTCTGGATCTTTCTACTCACTGCGTCCTTCTATCACCACCGGGTGGCAGCATTAA
- the LOC130924077 gene encoding macrophage migration inhibitory factor-like: MSIFVVNTSVTKDKLSEALLSEATKELTKVMSKPAQFIAVHFHADQIIMIGGNADPSAICYFQSIEKLSCDEIKKYSKMLCGLVHKQLGISPERIYINFVDMDACNVACNNTTFG; this comes from the exons ATGTCGATTTTTGTCGTTAACACCAGCGTGACCAAAGACAAATTGTCGGAGGCTTTGCTGTCAGAAGCAACCAAAGAACTGACTAAAGTCATGAGCAAGCCTGCACAG TTCATTGCTGTACATTTTCACGCGGATCAAATTATTATGATTGGTGGAAATGCAGACCCCTCTGCCATCTGCTACTTCCAGAGCATTGAAAAGCTCAGCTGTGATGAGATCAAGAAGTACTCTAAGATGCTGTGTGGACTAGTCCACAAACAGCTGGGCATTTCTCCTGAAAG GATTTATATTAATTTTGTGGACATGGATGCTTGCAATGTGGCTTGCAACAACACCACTTTTGGCTGA
- the mif gene encoding macrophage migration inhibitory factor has protein sequence MPMFVVDTNVAKGDVPAALLSEATDELAKAMGKPAQYIAVQINPDRMMVFGGKGDPCALCSLHSIGKISSSQNKQYSKLLCGLLNKHLGVSPDRIYINFFDMDGANVAWNSSTFG, from the exons ATGCCGATGTTCGTTGTTGACACCAACGTGGCCAAAGGCGACGTGCCGGCGGCTCTGCTGTCAGAAGCTACCGATGAGCTGGCTAAAGCTATGGGCAAGCCTGCACAG TACATTGCTGTGCAAATCAACCCAGATCGAATGATGGTATTTGGAGGAAAGGGGGACCCGTGTGCACTTTGCTCCCTtcacagcattggaaagatcaGTTCTTctcaaaacaagcagtactcgaAATTACTTTGTGGGCTGCTCAACAAACACCTGGGCGTTTCACCTGACAG gatttatattaatttcttcgACATGGATGGTGCCAACGTGGCCTGGAACAGCTCTACTTTTGGCTGA